A single region of the Glycine max cultivar Williams 82 chromosome 20, Glycine_max_v4.0, whole genome shotgun sequence genome encodes:
- the LOC100777798 gene encoding uncharacterized protein has protein sequence MDVVLTLGREDTNSVDETKMTEDTILTEEAPEKLEGCFDSRDRRKSKYLSYPYIGPNQKDLPAETEDLKTPCPSQKARASSVTTNPLNGSSSYAKLGSKRFRNSWYKKFISCNTMPSHYNFMNASAEELLSGLCSTAVDCMFPVGNKSFDLVEWFFCRYRVSNYHDEAELATSQVNAKEEKLGKPEGNDLPDTKSKKRKTNRMENAVRRKRKSLSGLSDVNVNTSNGDSQRPGRKLKQKRKVEEVTLVHQLQNVEINFIGVSSKYSSAPQAAQNLCCLASEGKSEHNQREKIEAQEHQTAQINSVYTDAKKLNCSSLVIDLQFTPPAIPVDIPERNRSENTEEIVLLASNPESRVSQEGPVGSITDHSLLVSTKAEVGTVMVNKTGLMNSMGKATGLHLNTKLAVGVPLNSMGKAAAAGVHLNAKLAVGMPLNGMGKAAAGVHLNTKLAVEKKGLKNSMEKPAEKPLYTNFSTGKTGLKNSMEKAAEKPLYTKVAVEIPDLNGTGAECNSISTEFDTLNFISPELKSEQSKSLSACSRSAKTTTCNRLDDSGESLGTCVILKFAPVAYIPSKEDLMTTFCRFGPLKASETQLLKDTGSAQVVFVRSEDAAAAFHSIEQNNKFAFGCSLVDCKLHHLSATCPPVEQLVTTAQPTGFMAIPGVMTPTRPTMSMEMPGVTPTQPAGSIATPGVTPTQQPTGSKAVPGVTPILPTGSMTMPGETPPSLHFIKQNLQMMTSILENSGSSLSPKTRAKLDSEIKNLMRKVNSRTKV, from the exons ATGGATGTGGTTTTGACCTTAGGAAGAGAAGACACTAATTCTGTTGATGAGACAAAAATGACTGAAGACACCATCTTGACTGAAGAAGCCCCGGAGAAGCTTGAAGGCT GCTTTGATTCTAGAGATCGAAGAAAAAGCAAGTACCTGTCTTACCCATACATTGGACCAAACCAAAAGGATCTGCCAGCTGAAACTGAAGATTTGAAGACACCATGTCCTTCTCAGAAAGCAAGGGCTTCAAGTGTCACTACTAATCCTCTAAATGGATCTTCTTCATATGCTAAATTGGGTAGCAAGAGGTTCCGAAATAGCTGGTACAAAAAATTCATCAGCTGTAATACTATGCCCAGCCATTACAATTTCATGAATGCATCTGCAGAAGAATTACTTTCAGGACTTTGTTCTACAGCTGTTGATTGTATGTTTCCAGTTGGGAATAAGAGCTTTGATTTAGTTGAGTGGTTCTTTTGCAGATATAGAGTATCAAATTATCATGATGAGGCTGAACTTGCTACTTCCCAGGTtaatgcaaaagaagaaaaattgggAAAACCTGAGGGTAATGATTTGCCAGATACCAAAAGTAAGAAGAGAAAGACCAATAGAATGGAAAATGCAGTTAGGCGTAAGAGAAAATCACTCTCTGGCCTATCAGATGTGAATGTAAACACTTCTAATGGTGACTCTCAAAGGCCTGGGAGAAAACTGAAACAAAAGAGGAAGGTGGAAGAAGTAACTTTAGTACATCAACTGCAAAATGTTGAGATAAATTTTATTGGGGTAAGCAGCAAATACAGCTCAGCTCCTCAAGCTGCACAAAATTTGTGTTGCCTTGCGTCTGAAGGAAAGTCTGAGCACAATCAGAGGGAAAAGATAGAGGCACAAGAACATCAAACTGCTCAAATTAATTCAGTGTATACAGATGCAAAAAAGCTTAACTGCAGTTCACTGGTAATAGATTTGCAGTTTACACCCCCAGCTATACCTGTTGATATTCCTGAGAGAAATAGAAGTGAAAATACGgaagaaatagttttattagCTTCAAATCCAGAGTCACGTGTTTCCCAAGAAGGACCTGTTGGGAGTATTACTGATCATAGCTTGTTGGTTAGTACTAAGGCTGAGGTTGGTACTGTCATGGTAAATAAAACAGGGTTGATGAATAGCATGGGGAAAGCAACAGGACTGCATCTCAATACTAAACTTGCTGTTGGAGTGCCTCTCAATAGCATGGGGAAAGCAGCAGCAGCAGGAGTGCATCTTAATGCTAAACTTGCTGTTGGAATGCCTCTCAATGGCATGGGGAAAGCAGCAGCAGGAGTGCATCTTAATACTAAACTTGCTGTAGAGAAAAAAGGGTTGAAGAATAGCATGGAAAAGCCAGCAGAAAAGCCTCTCTATACAAACTTTTCTACAGGGAAAACAGGGCTGAAGAATAGCATGGAGAAGGCAGCAGAAAAGCCTCTCTATACTAAAGTTGCTGTAGAGATACCTGATTTGAACGGTACTGGTGCTGAATGTAATTCGATCAGCACAGAATTTGATACTCTTAATTTCATTTCACCTGAATTAAAATCGGAGCAGTCCAAAAGCTTATCTGCATGTTCAAGATCTGCCAAAACTACTACTTGCAATAGACTGGATGACAGTGGAGAATCACTTGGAACCTGTGTTATCCTAAAATTTGCCCCTGTAGCCTATATCCCATCAAAAGAAGATTTAATGACAACATTTTGCCGGTTTGGTCCCTTGAAGGCATCTGAAACTCAGTTGTTAAAAGACACTGGTAGTGCTCAAGTTGTTTTTGTCAGAAGTGAAGATGCTGCAGCTGCATTTCATAGTATAGAGCAGAACAACAAATTTGCCTTTGGTTGTTCTCTTGTTGATTGCAAGCTCCATCATCTTTCTGCCACCTGTCCACCTGTTGAGCAACTTGTGACCACTGCCCAACCAACTGGGTTTATGGCAATACCTGGTGTGATGACCCCTACTCGACCAACCATGTCTATGGAAATGCCCGGTGTTACCCCTACCCAACCAGCTGGGTCTATAGCAACGCCTGGTGTGACACCAACCCAGCAGCCAACTGGGTCGAAGGCCGTGCCCGGTGTCACTCCTATCCTACCAACTGGGTCGATGACAATGCCTGGTGAGACACCTCCTTCCCTTCATTTCATTAAGCAGAACTTGCAGATGATGACATCAATCCTGGAGAATTCAGGGAGCAGTCTTTCCCCCAAGACGAGAGCCAAACTGGATTCTGAAATTAAAAACCTTATGAGAAAGGTGAATTCCAGGACCAAGGTCTGA